In the Scomber japonicus isolate fScoJap1 chromosome 18, fScoJap1.pri, whole genome shotgun sequence genome, one interval contains:
- the LOC128378466 gene encoding cAMP-dependent protein kinase type I-alpha regulatory subunit-like, whose product MASSGTSSEEERSLRECEQYVQKHNIQQLLKDCIVQLCTARPERPMAFLKEHFDRLEKEEAQQMALQQKSSVRSDSREDEVSPPMNPVVRGRSRRGAISAEVYTEEDAASYVRKVIPKDYKSMAALSKAMERNVLFAHLDDNERSDIFDAMFSVNYIAGETVIQQGDEGDNFYVIDQGEMDVYVNNEWVTSIGEGGSFGELALIYGTPRAATVRAKSNVKLWGIDRDSYRRILMGSTLRKRKMYEEFLSKVSILESLDKWERLTVADALETVQFQDGQKIVVQGEPGDEFFIILEGTAAVLQRRSVDEEFVEVGRLGPSDYFGEIALLMNRPRAATVVACGPLKCVKLDRPRFERVLGPCSDILKRNIEQYNSFVSLSV is encoded by the exons ATGGCATCGAGCGGTACGAGCAGCGAGGAGGAGCGCAGCCTCCGAGAGTGTGAGCAGTATGTTCAGAAACATAACATCCAGCAGCTGCTTAAGGACTGCATCGTCCAGCTGTGCACAGCCCGGCCTGAGAGGCCGATGGCCTTCCTCAAGGAACACTTTGACAGACTGGAGAAG GAGGAGGCCCAGCAGATGGCGCTGCAGCAGAAGTCCAGCGTGCGGTCAGACTCTCGCGAGGACGAAGTGTCTCCTCCCATGAACCCTGTGGTGAGGGGTCGAAGCCGGAGAGGAGCCATCAGTGCTGAGGTGTACACAGAGGAAGATGCTGCCTCCTATGTCAGAAAG GTCATCCCCAAAGACTATAAGTCCATGGCGGCCCTGTCAAAAGCCATGGAGAGGAACGTGCTGTTTGCCCACTTAGACGACAATGAGAGGAG TGACATTTTCGACGCTATGTTTTCTGTCAACTACATTGCTGGAGAAACAGTCATCCAACAAG GTGATGAGGGAGACAACTTCTATGTTATCGACCAGGGAGAGATGGAT GTTTATGTGAACAACGAGTGGGTGACCAGCATCGGCGAGGGGGGCAGCTTTGGAGAGCTGGCTCTGATCTACGGGACCCCTCGAGCTGCTACGGTCCGGGCCAAGTCCAACGTGAAGCTGTGGGGCATCGACAGAGACAGCTACAGGAGAATTCTGATG gggagCACACTGAGAAAGCGTAAGATGTATGAGGAGTTCCTCAGCAAGGTGTCTATTCTAG AGTCTCTGGATAAGTGGGAGCGGCTGACAGTGGCTGACGCCTTGGAGACGGTGCAATTCCAGGACGGTCAGAAAATCGTGGTGCAGGGAGAGCCTGGTGACGAGTTCTTCATCATACTGGAG GGGACAGCCGCGGTGCTGCAGAGACGATCAGTGGATGAGGAGTTTGTGGAGGTGGGCAGACTTGGACCATCAGATTACTTTG gtgagATCGCCCTGCTGATGAACCGGCCGCGTGCCGCCACTGTCGTTGCGTGCGGACCCCTGAAGTGTGTGAAACTGGACCGTCCGCGGTTCGAGCGAGTCCTGGGTCCCTGCTCAGACATCCTGAAGAGAAACATCGAGCAATACAACAGCTTTGTTTCCCTCTCCGTCTGA
- the zgc:86896 gene encoding actin-related protein 2/3 complex subunit 1A-A, translating to MSLYSFGLEPLSCHAWNKDRTQVAVSPNNNVVNIYEKKGKEWVKIHELTEHSGRITGVDWAPESNRIVTCASDRNAYVWTLKDGVWKPTLVLVRINRAATCVKWSPLENKFALGSGARLISVCYFEKENDWWLSKHIKKSVRSTVLSLDWHPNNILLAAGSADLHCRVFSAYIKDIEDKPGPTAWGAKMPFGEVLLEHKDCGGWVHSVSFSPSGDQLAWVAHNSSIAVADAAQKKEVTQLSTDRLPLLSVLYVSPTEIVAAGHDCCPYQYTYKGPGALEFVKKLDIPKQTTKGSMSAMQHFRNLDKKATDEDSNELNTLHQNSITQLCVVSGETAKVEKYSSVGLDGAMVIWEFKH from the exons ATGTCGCTCTACAGTTTTGGCCTGGAGCCGCTCTCCTGCCACGCCTGGAACAAAGACAGGACAC AGGTTGCAGTGAGTCCCAACAACAATGTGGTGAACATCTATGAGAAGAAAGGCAAAGAGTGGGTCAAGATCCATGAACTGACTGAGCACAGTGGACGAATCACAG GCGTTGACTGGGCCCCAGAGTCCAACCGCATTGTGACATGTGCCTCTGACCGCAACGCCTATGTGTGGACTCTGAAGGATGGCGTGTGGAAGCCTACCCTGGTCCTGGTGCGCATCAACCGTGCTGCCACCTGTGTGAAGTGGTCACCACTAGAGAACAAGTTTGCCCTGGGCAGCGGAGCTCGCCTCATCTCTGTCTGCTATTTTGAGAAGGAGAATGACTG GTGGCTGAGTAAGCACATCAAGAAGTCTGTTCGCTCCACAGTCCTGAGTTTGGACTGGCATCCCAACAACATCCTGCTTGCAGCAGGGTCTGCAGACCTCCACTGTAG GGTCTTCTCAGCCTATATAAAGGACATTGAGGACAAGCCTGGACCCACTGCCTGGGGGGCTAAGATGCCTTTTGGGGAGGTGCTGCTAGAGCATAAGGACTGTGGAGGTTGGGTGCACAGTGTTTCTTTCTCCCCCAGTGGAGACCAGCTGGCCTGGGTGGCCCACAACAGCAGCATCGCTGTGGCTGATGCTGCCCAGAAGAAGGA GGTAACCCAGCTGTCCACTGACCGCCTGCCACTGCTTAGCGTCCTGTATGTCAGCCCCACTGAGATTGTTGCTGCG GGTCATGACTGTTGTCCCTACCAGTACACTTATAAAGGTCCAGGTGCTCTGGAGTTTGTAAAGAAACTGGACATCCCCAAGCAGACCACCAAGGGAAGCATGTCAGCCATGCAACATTTCCGCAACCTGGACAAGAAAGCCACTGACGAGGACAGCAACGAGCTGAACACCCTTCACCAGAACAGCATCAC GCAGCTGTGTGTTGTGTCAGGGGAAACAGCCAAAGTGGAGAAGTATAGCAGTGTGGGTCTGGATGGAGCCATGGTGATCTGGGAATTTAAG CACTGA